The window GTGTTGacttaataataaaatatttgatatttgaaGTCTGAGATTTTACGTTCGAATTGAAGTGGTCATTGAATTTAATGTTGCAAAAATCATAGATCGTTCTTGGCTTCTTGCAATTAATCGTTATGGAAAAGTTGTATAACTAACTTGTTCAAACCCACATTTTACATAACTattatgaattgaaaaaaaataaaaaataaaaattatcattgaaataaaaatatatcgtTTGGATGTCATTATAAACGAGAATTGAAGTCTAAAACATGATTAtctaactaaattaattaccATACTAATCTATCTATACTCTCTTCTCAAAATCTTGGAGCAAGGCCTTTGCTCTTCACCATCATCAACAAGCTTTCGTTTTCGACTACTCGAAAAAACAGAGGCTAAAACAGGGGAAGCCATTGTAAGATTCAATCCCCTAAATTCAGCTTCTCTATAAAAATTAGTCACATCCCTCAAAGGCTTTCTTCTCCATTTCCTCTTCGCCAAGGCGGGTTTGCCCTTGTCCTCACTCGGGCCGGGCTTTTTCGACGTCGAAAATGGTGGGATGTTCTCCTTGATTGTGTCATGCACCAAGAGAGAGATGCTCTTTACCTCCATTGATGATTATTTGTGATTGTGATGAGGAAATTGAGTGTGGGGATTTTATAAGGATTGTTAATTAGAGgggattttgaaaaaaatggttgggattgagaattttgaattaagtttggaaaaaaattgaatagttTGGGATGATGAAAATGCATACTATTATTGAGTGTGggagaaatttaattttttttagtggaGGGGATTAAATTTAGTAATTAAGTTAGTAATTGGAATcttgaatttattaatatttaatctaGATTCTAtatgtattaattttgttactttAGTTATTATGGAGAGTTGCGTTGATTAGATTTGTTAGTTATTTTGAAGTGCATTTTGGTATGAATGTGTGTTTTGAGACATATGAttagaagtaaaaaaaaaacattagaagtaaaaaaaaaccattTAAAACTCGTTTTTGCATGTGTTTATTTCTAGTTTATGATgtgattattatatttttttttttgtgttttacaattttttatatgtgtactgttgttttcttgaatttgagTAGTAATATGGAGCCTactaatttacataaaataactaaaatggaaaagaataAAGACATGTATCATTGTATCTATCTATAAAATggttaataaataaatgatgttGCCGTTATCGGCGTCGCCCAGTAAAtagaaacaataataaatgatTATTGGAAGAGTAGGAAAGGAATTGaagatttgtttttgtttattaacATATCATTTGTTTTAAGTAGTGTgggctaaaaataaaaagagcaGGGTATTCGATCGGTTCGGTTCTAACCGAACCGAATACCCGGTTAACCGAAATCAAAAGGAACCGAAATTAAAGCACCGAACCGAAACCAAATTGGCCTcgattcggttcggttcctaACCGAACAAGGTCGGTTCGGTCCCGGTTAACCGAATcggaattgaaattaaaaaaaaaatgtgtggttCATAAACATGATCGGTTCTCTCGGTTTtgaatacaaataattatataaacatgaaattaatcgaTTCTATTGGTTCTCTCGGTTCTAACCAATCGGAACCAAACCGAACCGCTAACCGATCAATGTTTTGCTACCGgaaccaaaccgaaccgaTATTCAATATTTTCGGTTCGGTCCTCGGCTAATCGACTAATCGATGACCGAATACTCTGCGCTGATTAAAAGAAGAAGTGTGAATAGGCATAGTAAGCACAAATTTATGGGCCTACTATCAATTATTGGGCTTGATAGTTAGAACAATTTTTCTTcgttcaaattttattttattattttcaattttaaactttcttttttatgtataaaaagaACACATAATAAGAATATACGATCGATATCTTCCAAAGGATAGGAGTCcgaaaaaacatatttttatctcGATCATAACAACAATCCAtgttttaaacaaattttgatttccctcaaatgttttttcttatgttgatttattgtttattttcaatgttatttttagttatgttttgaaatattagtCCATCCGTTCCacattatttgaatttttttaatacacaaaatataagaaaGTGTTATTTAATGGTTAAAGCTAAAATAGTaacactactactattaataaaGATCCATTTGTTTTAGAATTAAGTGAATTACCATTTATTGgcaaaacaaaaatgagaaGATGATAAAgactagtattaattaacaatACTTAAATCTTAATATCTCAATTTCACGGCAGGTCAGGAAAAGTAAATGTgtacaaattaattatcataacaacaataaaaacaacTGTACACTCAACTTAATTAgtatagtaaattaaatagttaGGCGACTGCAAccgaattaattaatattcaattttattgatttgattttatcgtTGCGAGTTTCTTTCCTTTTGCTATCATTTGCttgtttttctatattttgaagttttatttttttaattttagagttGATGTGAGTTATAGCCATAGAATTAAGGTCCAATATGGAACAAATTCTTGATTCtcaaatataactaattaaataaataagtcaTTTCAAAAGAATTACTTTTAACATAATATTGTTTAATATTGTTAAGATAActctataaaatttgaaatctcCTTCCACAACCATACATTTTCGCAATTATTGCCGCAGGCCTTGAAGTGCGAGACAATGTCGCCTACATTAAAAGTTAAGattcaattctatttttagtttgatattCACCATTAGTGAAAGACTGAAAGTTGCCATGCTACCTCTGTCTTTCGATGCCAACAACGATCTCCTGCCCCttaagtttcatttttttttatcggtCATTGATTACGATGCTACTAGATTTCAATCGCGTctactataaaatttcaattaatattatggagtattactCAGTTTCATAACCACTTTTATAACGTGCTTTAATTTTGAATGCTCAATGATTTTGACATACATTATTGTTTGGGGTCATAACTATTCGAGAATAATCACGCAATAATTTGTGCTTTTCCGTGCAagattcattaaaattaacacATGCTAAACTTAATTATGCATGCATGAGGCTAGTtcctcaaaaaataattaagatgcATGTGGCAAAAAATTAGAacctataaattattttgaaacatATGTAAATATCCATACTAGATAGCTATATATTGGCAACAATTGCGTATCCACTTGtagatatatttatgatttatgaatgTACTATGAAAAAagagtactccatatttatgAATATACAGTACAAtgtgaaaatagaaaatttaatgAGATGTGAGCAACTAATTGAATGCCACGTccttgaattgaaaaaaaaggatCTAATCACataaataactttttcttttgtagaaTCACATAAATAACTtaaatcttcattttttttagtattaatgcTGATATGAAAGGAATATGACAgggaataaaaattaaaaagagtgTGATGCAAAGGaagacacgaattttaagaaaaaaaattagtgggagtataatttaagtggagaaataatctTGTACGTCCATATAGTTTGATTGTTACACTATAGTTAAGTCacttttttatgataaaattaacacatttaatttatttaatttatgtaatttcttatattttattctttctccaactatttattttatttattacttaatatattttctcttcatttaattcatcataaaattaatCCTTAATCTTTCggtccaaaaaaatatctcgAACTCTGGGACGGAGACTTAGTAGATTTTGGATccactaaaaaataatattaagaaGTGAATCTTTCTATAAATATTGctatataggagtactatgtagtatattataaaaaaaactatgtcataaatgaaaacacacactctatatgaatatatgtatatggTAAAAAGATCACACTTTTTATAGGTAGAATAATATAAggttttttttcatattaaagATATAGTTATAGGAATATTGCAATTACTTtgataagagagagagagaggagtgCTTGTGGGATCTCCATCAAGTTTGGTAAAGTGAAAGGAGTGGAGGGCCCTCCACGAAATGAAAATGACACATAAaccaatacaaaaaaattaaagatgaaTAAAAGCCCAAAAATACtcataaagaaataaaaagatcctaaagataataaaataatcataacaTTCCTTTTCTTTAAAATCACCTACACACGCAAACACagagtaaattttgattaaattataaataatctCGTCATATTTGAAAagagaatattaaattatgaatttcaaattttcttatttagtttatttgtatATAGAATTCTTTTTATAATGTTCGATTTTGATTTGTACAATTATAGAACCATTGAGAAAAATAACTACTCCCTCTTCGTCCAATTCAagatattcattatttttttagtttatccgaTTCAAGATGTATACCttctatatttgaaaataaatctttattctcatcaaaatatttacatttttctcGCTATTTATTCCACCGAACAACTCTttttaaaatctcgtgccactcaaaaatgtgaatattttgagtGTGACAAATAGAGTACttgataatttgattttctattttattttatattttcaaacctcatggaattaatcatattttgatcaaactttgtgattcaaataattattattccaatcttaaattattttttatatataactaTCTTTAATAAAAGCACATTAGCGTGAAATGTAGAGTATACTGTTCCATTCATTTCTCAAACCCctcttcaaatttcatttcttctctctttaaATTCAATCTCAGCTGTTTCTGCAACTTTTTCAGCAAtcccaccgccgccgccggcaGAAGATTCTTTTGCAGTCGGCAGCCTATATTCTGCAAAGAATTAGGCTGTGTGTTCTCAgcttttcatttaatttaattaaagatcatAATCATTCACCTCTTTTTATAGCCACACAATCCCCATGAGCCGGAGTCAAGAACCGGGGCTATGAAAGGCGAGATTGTGCCgatcggcggcggcggcggcggccggGTTTCCCGCGCCGCCGGGCGGAAGGACCGCCACAGCAAGGTCCACACCGCCCGGGGGCCGAGGGATCGCCGCGTGCGCCTCTCGGCGCACACGGCGATCGGGTTCTACGACGTCCAGGACCGGCTCGGCTACGACCGGCCGAGCAAGGCCGTGGACTGGCTCATCAAGAAGGCCAGGGCGGCCATCGACGGGCTCGATCTGTCGTCCGCGTCCGTCTGGGGCGGCGAGTCAAACCCTAGCTCCAGCGACCTGGCGCCGCTGGAGCATCAGTCTCAAGTTGTTGGTGAATATGATTTTCATCATACCACCAACAactacaacaacaataataattcgGCCTCGCCTTTTATGACTGTGGCCGCAGGCGAGGCCGATGTCATGACCACTATGAAGTccttatttcaaaatactttTGCAGGTTTCGACAGTGATCCTTCTCAGGgattctctttctctctccagaAGCTCCAGGCCGGAAACCGAGAGAATTCCGATGTCCCGTTGCACGGGAATTTCTGTAGAatcgacggcggcggcggcgcagTTTTCGCGCAAGATCAAAGGGAACTACTTCAGTCCAACACGGTGGCGAGTCCGTGGAATCAGATGCCGTTGATTTCAGGGATTCGCCCCGATCACGATCACAGTCATCCACAGCTTCCGCCTCATGGCGCTTTCAAGCTCGGATTTCGTGTTCCGGCTCGGATTTGCGGAGAGGAAGAGGATCATCAATCATTCTGAGCCTTAATCAGTTCTTGTGCTCtaataaataggtaaaaaaaaaattggatgaaGAATTTTCATGTTCATTTAAAGCTTTTTTGCtgctttttttctttgatttctgctaataattttattgacattTGTTAGATTTGATTTCTAGATGCATAATGATTGAACAACTGATATGTTTTCTTGTAAGAATCTTGCTTCTGAGTTGTTACTTTCAttacttttgttatttttaatatctttacaagcaatattgttattttattaattataaattggaTAAATATTGAAGCTCGATTTtgttacattttatttattcattcattATAGGTAAATGAAGAAGTCAAGcttttatcaataataattttttatataatatttaaagatGGAGCTTACATAATATATGTAGCATACTATATCTTCTGTATCGAAGATCTAGAGTTGATAATAATTGTGCATCTATTTTATTGCTTACACTTAATTCAGTAATATATCTTCCAATGGCAATAGCATGATCAATAGTTTTGGTTACAAATATTGTGTTGGTGATTCGGTTTAATTGATTATTGGGTCTTACTAGTTCGATTAATTAGATTGATATGTTTATATACTTAATCTCGAGACAATATTATGCAGAACTAATCATAGCTTATCTCTCATAACCTTCCtcctataataaaataaatatcaataaggttttgttttcaataaactaagatttaaaaaaatactacttcaTGTTTTTAACCCAATTAAGTAATTGCAAACGTGCactaaatttccaaaattggtaTTCCATATAACAACATAAGCTGATGTGTTTCTTGATTTGCCAATTGCCATTATGGTATAAGCATTGAATGttttactagtataataaaagTTTCAAATTATCTACTCTAAAAATGGtctcttttaaattttgttaaaataccTTATGTAACCATGAATTTTGATTCGTTTCTCAACTGTAAaaccataaattttaatatttttttctcaatttttgcACATGGTCTATTTTGGGTGAAATTGTGAGAACGAGACCACCTATAAATTTTACTagagtatcatttttcttagCATATTTAGCAAATATTTCAACCACATCATAATTTGAAACACAAACACTTTTGCGCCAAATCTACAacatttacaaataaaatgttgGATCGTCATTGGAAAATTAGgtaaattgttaaaatttatggcttttaaaattttacaagtaatttctaaaattgcGTTATAGATCagaattttatcaaatttcaaaaattttccgGCAATATGtccaaacat is drawn from Salvia hispanica cultivar TCC Black 2014 chromosome 6, UniMelb_Shisp_WGS_1.0, whole genome shotgun sequence and contains these coding sequences:
- the LOC125196783 gene encoding transcription factor TCP2-like; translated protein: MKGEIVPIGGGGGGRVSRAAGRKDRHSKVHTARGPRDRRVRLSAHTAIGFYDVQDRLGYDRPSKAVDWLIKKARAAIDGLDLSSASVWGGESNPSSSDLAPLEHQSQVVGFDSDPSQGFSFSLQKLQAGNRENSDVPLHGNFCRIDGGGGAVFAQDQRELLQSNTVASPWNQMPLISGIRPDHDHSHPQLPPHGAFKLGFRVPARICGEEEDHQSF